Genomic DNA from Providencia sp. PROV188:
TCACGGAACATTAATTATCAGTACCGACCATGTTTTTGATGGTGAAAATAAAGAGGATATTAAAAAAGCCAATGAAATCGAAATCCAGCTCGCTGGGTTGGGATTACTGCCATTAATAAGAGAGATATATCGTTAATTTTTTAAGCGGTATTGACCCTAGAGGCGTAATGAATTTTCTATTTATGAGAGGCTCTCTAGCGAGCCTTTTCATTCCATGGCCAATCACCAACAAAAACCTGCGCAATTTTTCATCAATAACCTGTCTATACCCAGAATATCCCCCAAACAGATACAGAGTTATCTCCTTTGAATTCGGTTGACGTACGGTAGATTAGATAAGCAACCAAACTCACAGACTAATAAGGAAATACCCGTGATAAAACGTACCCTGCTCGTCATGACACTTTTTTTAACGGGATGCTCAACATCCCTTGAGTACACCAAAGCGGATCTCGAACAAAACCAAGAGGTGAGTTACTCCGATTCTGGGTACTATCGCGTGGTCTTTAAAGGGAAAAAAATTCTTTCCGTGCCTGAAAATGCCCATATTGTGGCAGGCACTGAAGATAACGTGGTTGGAAAATTGACCCAAGATGGTAAAACTGGTGAGTTTGTGATTGCGGGGCTTGCCGCCAAAAGCAATGGCAACATTAGTTCCCAAGTGGGTGGCCACGATTATAATTTGAGTTTCCTATTAACCGATGAAAATGATTTACCACTTTCATCAGTCAATTACATCATTATCAATGACTGTAATGGGGAAGCCTATTCGGGCAAAACCAATGCTAACGGACGCACATTTTCGGTTTCAACGCCCAAAGAGTGCAACTTAAGTCTCAGCGTTGTAGAGTAAAATGTACCGGAATAAAAAATTGAGACGTAACTTTTCAAAATAAGAGGTTGGAAACCAACCTCTCTGACGATTATTTATGGCTATTTATGAAAATGCTTGCGCCAGCGGTGCACTGCATGGCTAATCTGGCGTAACTCACCATCTCGCAACATGCCAATAAACACACCGATAAACGAGTAAATCACCCCAAGCACCAGCATCATCACAATATCCATCAAGATATCTCTAAATGGCAGCCCCATTTGGTTGATCCCCGCCATGGCGTTAGTCGCCCATGTGGATGGCAACGCCGAGGCTATCATTCGTACCCAATCCGGCATGGCTTGTAATGGCCAAATAGTCCCAGACATATAGAATACCGGCGTGGTGATAAACGCCAATGTCAGGTAGATCATCTCCACACTACGCAAGCATTCCGTGACCAACTTCCCTAACCCAATAACGGCGAGTAAGAATGGGAAGGTCAGCATCCAAATTTGGTACAACGGCGCTTCTTGTCGATAACCCAAAATCCATGGCCATAAGGCAAAAAACACGGTCGAAAGAAATAACCAGATAGGTACCAGCGCCGACAACGCCCCCAGATAAACCGCTAATGGAGGTTTACCTTTTGGTGTAGAGCGAATGGCAATACTGACCCGCACACACGCAATTAATAAGGAGTGCTGCAATAACATCACCAGCAAGCCAGGGAAGATAATCGCCGCAAAGCTAATTCCGGGGTTATACAGTGGCTCGGTTTCACTGCGAACAGGGGCAATAATCACTTTCGCTTGTTCAGGACTGAAACCCGCCTTTTCCAGTAACTGGGTGTTATAGGCGCTCAATAGCGTTTGATACGCTTTCGATAGCTCTTGCTGGATTTGCCCGCTGGCTAAGCGGTTTGTGGCATCCCCATAAACCGGTACCGTGATATTTTTGCCACTAAGCAAATGCTTTTCAAAATCCGTAGGGATGATTACGATGGCAAACAGCTGCCTCGCAATCATATCCTGCCGCGCTTGAGCTAAATTATCGTAACTGTGTAGCTGGACTTTGGGCGTGGCGTCTAAATCACGGATCAGTTCACGACTTGCGCCTGAGTGATCCATATCGATAACCGCCACAGGCAGATCCCACAGGACAGGACGCGCGTACACCAAACTCATAATACAGAGAGAAACGAGCAGCAACAGCCACATCGGTTTCTCCAGCATGCCCAGCAGTACCTTTTTAAACGTCGCAAAATAGACCGTCATCATACGATACTTCCTTGGGTTTCAAGCCGTTTCACTAAGCGTTTACGGATCAAAAATGCCGTCAGTAACGGGTAAATCAGCAAGAATAGACACACTTGCACAATGCGCTCAAACGAGATTTCCCGTAAGAAAATATCAAACATGGCGTTTAAAGTGTGAGTGAGCGGCTCCGCGTTCGAAATAATCCGTGCGGGCAGAATCATCGAGAGTTCCGGCACTGCCATGCCAGAAAACGCCAAGGCAATACTCACCAGCATCCCGATTAAGCTGTAAGCCATTATCGCGCTGGACGTAAAGCTAAAGAGTAGTAACCCGATACTCTGCGCCGCTATCACATAGAAGAAGCCCACCAGCATCATATACAGAGGGTTCCCCACCACTTTTGCGTCGAAAATAGTGACCAATGCCGCCAGTTCCACAATCAGTAACGTCGTAAAAAATAACGTATAAGGTGCCATTTTACCTAGCAGTGCCATTGAAAATGGCTTCACACTTTGAAGAATGGTGCCGCGAGACATGGTGTAAATAGTGGCTGTGACCACAAACAGTTGCAGCATGTGGATGGTCGCCGCAAATTGTTGGTAATAAATATAGCTGCCACTTGGGTTAAAGAGGCTATCGTAAGAGAGCGTGACTTGCGCCAATGCCGGTAGCGATTGCCCCATCGATTTTGCCATTTCTTGGCGGTATTTGGCGTTAAGTTCCGCAACTAAGCCGCTAAAATCTTGAATAGCATAACTGCCAGATGCGTAAAATAGTGCATTGTAGTACATGCGCAATTCAGGCTGGCGTCCTCGCAATATATCCTCCTCAAAATTTTTGGGGATATAAAGCAAGGCATAATCTTTGGCACTCCCCAGCTGCTTGATGGATGTCACTAAGTTGCCATCAATCGCTTTCACTTCCGCATGAGGGCCCGCATCAAGGTCGCGGATAATTTGCCTTGAAACCGGGCTGTTGTTGCTATCGACCACCGAAACTGGCACATCCATCAGCGTTCCCTCAGAGAAGTTAGCGCTGATTAACGTAAACAGCATCAAAGGGAATAGCCAACTCAGCCAGTGAAAGACTGGGCTGCGGATCGCCATTTGGGTTTCGCGGCTAAAGGCATGTTCAAAACCATGCCAAGCGAATTTGAGTTTCATGGCGTCACCTGTTATTTATCCCAGTGCCACAAGACGCTCATCCCCGGTCGCAATCCTTCAATCGGTTGTTGTGGATACAAGCGAACTTCAAAGGTTTTCAGGTCGAAATCCCCTGTCGCACGGGTGGCTCGTTTAGTCGCGTAATCCCCTTTCGGTGCAATATAGCGAACTTCGGCTTCCACGGTTTTATCCCCTAAGGCAGGAACCGTCAGCTCAATTTTGTCCCCTTTTTTCACACCCACTAAAATGTCTTCACGTAGGTTATAAACAAAATAGGCTTGAGGGAGGCTGATCAATGAGATTAATGGGCTACCTGCATTGAACAGTTCACCAATTTCTGCTGGGATTGGACCAACTTCACCATCCACAGGGGCTTTCACTTGCAAGTCATCCAGTTGAACTTGGAGTTCAGCCAGTTTTTGCTCTGCTTGGTCCACTGCCGCTTTATATTGTTGACGCTGCTCGATACGATCGCCGTTTTTCCCTTCTTCCAAACGCGCCTTAGCACTTTGGACTTGTTGGAACGCAACATCTTTCGCTTTACGGGCGGTATCTAGCTCATTTGCTGAAACATACCCTTTACCTGAAAGATTATTTAAACGGGTAAATTCACGGGAGGCATTTTGGTATTGCGAATTTGCTTGAGCAACCGCAGCTTGTAGGTCACGCAGCGTCTCTTCACGAGTTCCATTCAAGGATTGGTCGAGTTGAGCTTGAGCTTGGTCCTTAGCCGCTTTTAATGCCGCGTATTGGGCTTGTAACTCAGGGCTTTCTAAGGTGAGCAATAACTGCCCTTTCTTCACATCATCCCCGCGTTCTACATGGCGTTCAATGACTCTGCCTTTGGCTTTTGAAGTCACGATGACCTCCGGTGCGTCCACTTCCCCTTGCAATAATAAAAATTGATTATGGGAATGAAAAAGCGCCGCAGCAGCAATTAAGATCAGCATAAGCAAGATCAGTATGATGGTTCTTTTTTTCATTATGTATGTGGGCCTTGAATAATAACGGAGGAAACTACTTTTTCATTATGACAATAAATTAACACTAACGTTAAGAAATTTGTGCGCAAAATCACGCTTTAGCGGTCTTTTTTAGTCTGAGGGGCTTTGACGCTTATGTCAAATAATGATGTTTTACTAATTATTAAATGACGATTACTTAACCAGCCCAATAAGATACAATATCCCCCAAAGTATATGGCTAAGCCCACTGAGCGCAGCCCCCATAATGTAAAATATAGTGAGCCATGCTCTAACATGCTCTAAATAGTTCGCATTATGGGTAGGCGGCAAGAGAAGATATCTCTAGGAGCATACAAAAGTATGTGACTAGAGGAGCTGAGCGTAGCTAACACCCCCATAATGTGAAATATGACGAGCATGTACGAATTCGATTTGATTTTATTACTACTACAACAAATGTGCGTCTACCTCGTTATCGCTTGGGCACTCAGCCGCACTCCTCTGGTCACCCCTCTTCTTAAGGTTACCATTCGCTTACCTCATAAAGTGATGTGCTACCTTATTTTCTCCGTATTTTGCATCATCGGTACTTATTTTGGTTTACATATCAATGATTCCATAGCTAATACTCGTGCTATTGGTGCTGTACTTGGCGGATTGTTAGGCGGCCCTGCGGTGGGCTTTGCTGTTGGGTTTACAGGTGGGGTTCACCGGTACTCTTTGGGTGGAATGAGCGCTTTCGCTTGTATGATCTCGACCATTGTCGAAGGCTTAATTGGCGGTCTGGTACATCGTTACTATATGAAGCGAGGGGAAATTAATAAAATTTTTAACCCTGTTACCGCCAGCTGCGTTACCTTTTTCGCTGAAATCATCCAGATGCTAATTATTTTACTCATCGCCCGTCCATTCGATGAAGCTTATGAATTAGTGAAAAATATTGCCGCGCCGATGATCATTGCCAATACCATCGGGGCTGCCATGTTTATCCGTATCTTGCTGGATAGGCGCGCCATCGTCGAGAAATACACCACGGCATTCTCCGCGCAAGCCTTGAAAATTGCCCTATGTACTGAGGGTATTTTGCGTAAAGGTTTCAATGCGGATAACAGCATGAAAGTGGCAAAAATTATTTACCAAGAATTAGATATTGGTGCCGTCGCCATTACGGATAGAGAAAAAATTCTCGCGTTTATCGGGCTAGGCTCCGATCACCACATTCCAGGGACACCTATCTCATCCATTCAATCCAGGCAGGCCATTGATAATAATGAAGTGGTTTATGCCGATGGTAACGAAACGCCGTATAAATGCTCGCTAAGCCCCTCATGCAAGCTTGGTTCCACCCTCGTCATCCCGCTTAGAGGGGAAAACCAACGAGTCATTGGAACCATCAAATTATACCAAGCCAAGAATAGCCTCTTTAGCTCCATCAACCGTACGCTAGGGGAAGGAATTGCCAGCCTGTTCTCCGCCCAAATTTTGGCGGGGCAATATGAGCGCAATAAGCAATCTTTACTGCAATCGGAAGTCAAACTGCTTCACGCACAAGTGAACCCGCATTTTCTCTTTAATGTGCTCAACACATTACAAGCAGTGATCCGCAAAGATAGCCAGCAAGCGGGACAGCTCGTGCAGTATATCTCCACCTTCTTTCGCAATAACTTAAAACGTCCAGAGCAGAATGCGACATTAGGGGAAGAAATCGAGCATATCAATTCATACCTGCAAATTGAAAAGGCGCGATTCCAAGATAATTTACAGATCCATTTAGATATCCCCGATGAAGTTAAACAGGTGGAATTACCCGCGTTTACGCTGCAACCTATTGTCGAAAATGCAATAAAACACGGCACTTCACAGTTATTAAATACCGGATACATTACAATACGCAGCTATATTCGCTGTGAACATGTCTATATTGAAATCGAAGATAATGCCGGTTTATACCAGCCAAGTGGGCAATCTGACGGCTTAGGGATGGGCTTAGTCGATAAACGCTTGCGCCTGAAATACGGTGAAAAATATGGAATAGGCGTGGAGTATGAACCTGAAAAATTCACCCGCGTGAAAATCCGCTTGCCCTACATGTCCACTTAATCACATTGCACATAATAAATGATAATAACGCTATGAATGTACTGATCGTTGATGACGAACCCCTAGCCCGTGAAAACGTGCGCTGCTTACTTGAGGAACATGACGATATCGAGATTATTGGCGAGTGCGCCAATGCCATTGAAGCCATCGGTTTGATCCACAAAAAAAAGCCTGATGTGGTGTTTTTAGATATTCAAATGCCCCGGGTGACGGGATTAGAAATGGTGCGTATGCTCGATCCTGAAGAGCGCCCACACATTGTTTTTCTGACGGCATTTAATGAATTTGCGATCCAAGCTTTCGAAGAGCATGCTTTCGACTATCTACTTAAACCCCTTGAACCTGAAAGATTGGCAAAAACTTTAGCCCGTTTACGCCAAAATAAACAGAAACAGAATCTCGAGCTTCTCGATAACAATGAACCGCTCAAGTTTATTCCTTGTACCGGACACAGCCGAATTTATCTAATGAAATTAGACGATGTGCAATATGTTACTTCTCGCATGAGCGGCGTGTATGTAATGAGTACCCAAGGACAAGAAGGCTTTACCGAATTAACCTTGCGCACATTAGAAATGCGTACGTCGTTAGTCCGTTGCCATCGTCAATATTTAGTAAATATGACCCAGCTCAGCGAGATTCTATTTGGGGATAATGGACAAGCCGAATTGGTGCTATGCTCAGGTGAGCATATTCCCGTTAGCCGCCGCTATTTAAAACCCTTAAAAGAGGCGCTTGGGCTAATTTAACGAGTGACTCAGGAGAAAAGGTTATGGCTGATTTTTACCTGCAAATTCGCACCAATTCGATGACATTAAAAAATCTCGATACCCATGAAGAACACAGTGCAACGGGTGAGTTTTCAGCCCAAAGAATGGTTATCGGGGATTTTTTTAAAGCCGAGTTTGTACTGTATCAGTTGGTCTGCGATATGGGTCTGAAAGTCCGTCGCCCTTTTGCGTCGAAACATCGTATTTTGGTTCAAGCCCTCGAAATTATTGAAGGGGGCGTGAATATGGTGGAAGAGCGCCTATTTACCGAAATTGTTTACGGGGCATTTAATCAGCGTGTGAAAAAAGTAGTAGTAAGCCGAGCACCGCTACCTATGCCTCAGCGAGAAGCGAAAGCCTTATTAACTGCATAAAAAAACCCGCATTTTAAAATGCGGGTTTTTTGTATTTATCTCAGCCACATTAATGTGGCTGGATAGCGCTATTATGCGTTGTGGCTGCTGCTACGACGACGTGGCGCTGCATTAGTGCCATCTTGGCGAGGTGCAGAATTACCACGGTCACGGTTGCCACCATCACGGTTTCCACCACGACGGTTGCCGCTGAAGCCTTCGCGATCACCACCGCTACGACGACCATCACGATCGCCACCACGGTCATTACGACGACCTGCACCGAAGCCACCTTCGCTACCGCCTTCACGACGTGGACCACCACGACGTTCGCCACCGCCACGACGCTCAAATGGTTGAGCATCACCGATCAGTTGCATTTGCATTGGTTTGTTCAGAACACGCGCACGGCTTAAGTGAGTTAACACTTCGCTTGGCATACCTTTTGGTAACTCGATAGTTGAGTGAGTACCAAACAGTTTGATGTTACCAATGTAGCGGCTGCTGATGTCTGCTTCGTTCGCAATCGCACCAACGATATGACGAACTTCAACACCATCATCACGACCCACTTCGATACGGTACATTTCCATATCGCCAACATCACGACGCTCACGACGAGCACCACGATCGCCGCGCTCTGCACGGTCAAAACCGTTGCCGTTACTGTTGCGGTCGTTACGGTCACGACGGTCGCCACGACGATCATCACGATCGTTGAATTCACGACGCGGACGACGCGGTGCATCTGGTGGCAGGATCAGAGCGCGTTCGCCTTGAGCCATTTTCAGTAATGCCGCTGCTAAGGTTTCCATATCTACATCTTCAGATGGAGACATTTTCGCTAACAGTGAACGGTACTGATCTAAGTCGCTGCTTTCTAATTGCTGTTGGATTTGTTCAGCAAATTTCGCCTGACGACGTTGGCTTAATACGTCAGCATCTGGCAATTCCACTTCAGGAATAGTCAGTTTCATTGTACGTTCAACGTTGCGCAGTAAACGACGCTCACGGTTCTCAACGAACAGTAATGCGCGACCCGCACGACCCGCACGACCGGTACGACCGATACGGTGAACGTAAGATTCTGCATCCATTGGGATGTCGTAGTTAACAACTAAGCTGATACGCTCAACATCCAGACCACGTGCTGCAACGTCAGTTGCGATCAGGATATCTAAACGACCATCTTTTAAGCGCTCTAATGTTTGCTCACGCAGTGCTTGGTTCATGTCACCATTCAGTGCCGCACTGTTATAGCCATTACGCTCAAGCGCTTCTGCAACTTCTAAGGTTGCGTTTTTGGTACGAACGAAAATAATCGCCGCATCGAAATCTTCAGCTTCTAAGAAACGCACCAGCGCTTCATTTTTACGCATGCCGTAAACAGTCCAGTAGCTTTGAGCGATATCTGGACGTGTAGTAATGCTCGACTGAATGCGGATCTCTTTAGGATCTTTCATAAAGCGACGAGTAATACGACGGATTGGTTCTGGCATTGTTGCCGAGAACAGCGCAGTTTGGTGTTCTGCTGGAATCTGGCTCATGATGTTTTCAACATCATCGATGAAGCCCATACGCAGCATTTCATCAGCTTCGTCTAATACTAAGCCTTTCAGTTTAGAAAGATCTAAAGTACCGCGTTTCAGGTGGTCTAACAGACGACCTGGAGTACCAACAACCACTTGTGGTCCTTGGCGTAATGCACGAAGTTGAACGTCATAACGTTGACCGCCATATAAGGCAACCACGTTGACGCGGTTCATGTGTTTAGAGAAATCGCTCAGTGCTTCAGCAACTTGCACCGCTAACTCACGTGTCGGTGCCAGTACTAAAATTTGTGGAGCTTTTAAATCTGGATCGATGTTATGCAGTAATGGCAAACCAAATGCAGCGGTTTTACCACTACCGGTTTGTGCCATACCTAATACATCATTACCATCCAATAACAATGGAATACATTGTTGCTGGATTGGAGATGGTTTTTCGTATCCCAGGTCGCTTAGTGCGTTCAAAATAGATGCTGATAAACCTAGATCAGCAAAAGACATATCGGTCTCAGTCGTCATGTAAAGGTGCCTCATACTTAGTGGCGGCCAGTTTACATAACGGAGCGAAAATCATTTCGGTCATTATCATTTAAAATGTGAACTGGCTCAAATTGTGTTATTA
This window encodes:
- the btsR gene encoding two-component system response regulator BtsR, giving the protein MNVLIVDDEPLARENVRCLLEEHDDIEIIGECANAIEAIGLIHKKKPDVVFLDIQMPRVTGLEMVRMLDPEERPHIVFLTAFNEFAIQAFEEHAFDYLLKPLEPERLAKTLARLRQNKQKQNLELLDNNEPLKFIPCTGHSRIYLMKLDDVQYVTSRMSGVYVMSTQGQEGFTELTLRTLEMRTSLVRCHRQYLVNMTQLSEILFGDNGQAELVLCSGEHIPVSRRYLKPLKEALGLI
- a CDS encoding DEAD/DEAH family ATP-dependent RNA helicase, whose product is MTTETDMSFADLGLSASILNALSDLGYEKPSPIQQQCIPLLLDGNDVLGMAQTGSGKTAAFGLPLLHNIDPDLKAPQILVLAPTRELAVQVAEALSDFSKHMNRVNVVALYGGQRYDVQLRALRQGPQVVVGTPGRLLDHLKRGTLDLSKLKGLVLDEADEMLRMGFIDDVENIMSQIPAEHQTALFSATMPEPIRRITRRFMKDPKEIRIQSSITTRPDIAQSYWTVYGMRKNEALVRFLEAEDFDAAIIFVRTKNATLEVAEALERNGYNSAALNGDMNQALREQTLERLKDGRLDILIATDVAARGLDVERISLVVNYDIPMDAESYVHRIGRTGRAGRAGRALLFVENRERRLLRNVERTMKLTIPEVELPDADVLSQRRQAKFAEQIQQQLESSDLDQYRSLLAKMSPSEDVDMETLAAALLKMAQGERALILPPDAPRRPRREFNDRDDRRGDRRDRNDRNSNGNGFDRAERGDRGARRERRDVGDMEMYRIEVGRDDGVEVRHIVGAIANEADISSRYIGNIKLFGTHSTIELPKGMPSEVLTHLSRARVLNKPMQMQLIGDAQPFERRGGGERRGGPRREGGSEGGFGAGRRNDRGGDRDGRRSGGDREGFSGNRRGGNRDGGNRDRGNSAPRQDGTNAAPRRRSSSHNA
- a CDS encoding HlyD family secretion protein, giving the protein MKKRTIILILLMLILIAAAALFHSHNQFLLLQGEVDAPEVIVTSKAKGRVIERHVERGDDVKKGQLLLTLESPELQAQYAALKAAKDQAQAQLDQSLNGTREETLRDLQAAVAQANSQYQNASREFTRLNNLSGKGYVSANELDTARKAKDVAFQQVQSAKARLEEGKNGDRIEQRQQYKAAVDQAEQKLAELQVQLDDLQVKAPVDGEVGPIPAEIGELFNAGSPLISLISLPQAYFVYNLREDILVGVKKGDKIELTVPALGDKTVEAEVRYIAPKGDYATKRATRATGDFDLKTFEVRLYPQQPIEGLRPGMSVLWHWDK
- a CDS encoding ABC transporter permease gives rise to the protein MKLKFAWHGFEHAFSRETQMAIRSPVFHWLSWLFPLMLFTLISANFSEGTLMDVPVSVVDSNNSPVSRQIIRDLDAGPHAEVKAIDGNLVTSIKQLGSAKDYALLYIPKNFEEDILRGRQPELRMYYNALFYASGSYAIQDFSGLVAELNAKYRQEMAKSMGQSLPALAQVTLSYDSLFNPSGSYIYYQQFAATIHMLQLFVVTATIYTMSRGTILQSVKPFSMALLGKMAPYTLFFTTLLIVELAALVTIFDAKVVGNPLYMMLVGFFYVIAAQSIGLLLFSFTSSAIMAYSLIGMLVSIALAFSGMAVPELSMILPARIISNAEPLTHTLNAMFDIFLREISFERIVQVCLFLLIYPLLTAFLIRKRLVKRLETQGSIV
- a CDS encoding sensor histidine kinase; the protein is MYEFDLILLLLQQMCVYLVIAWALSRTPLVTPLLKVTIRLPHKVMCYLIFSVFCIIGTYFGLHINDSIANTRAIGAVLGGLLGGPAVGFAVGFTGGVHRYSLGGMSAFACMISTIVEGLIGGLVHRYYMKRGEINKIFNPVTASCVTFFAEIIQMLIILLIARPFDEAYELVKNIAAPMIIANTIGAAMFIRILLDRRAIVEKYTTAFSAQALKIALCTEGILRKGFNADNSMKVAKIIYQELDIGAVAITDREKILAFIGLGSDHHIPGTPISSIQSRQAIDNNEVVYADGNETPYKCSLSPSCKLGSTLVIPLRGENQRVIGTIKLYQAKNSLFSSINRTLGEGIASLFSAQILAGQYERNKQSLLQSEVKLLHAQVNPHFLFNVLNTLQAVIRKDSQQAGQLVQYISTFFRNNLKRPEQNATLGEEIEHINSYLQIEKARFQDNLQIHLDIPDEVKQVELPAFTLQPIVENAIKHGTSQLLNTGYITIRSYIRCEHVYIEIEDNAGLYQPSGQSDGLGMGLVDKRLRLKYGEKYGIGVEYEPEKFTRVKIRLPYMST
- a CDS encoding YjaA family stress response protein, yielding MADFYLQIRTNSMTLKNLDTHEEHSATGEFSAQRMVIGDFFKAEFVLYQLVCDMGLKVRRPFASKHRILVQALEIIEGGVNMVEERLFTEIVYGAFNQRVKKVVVSRAPLPMPQREAKALLTA
- a CDS encoding ABC transporter permease; this encodes MTVYFATFKKVLLGMLEKPMWLLLLVSLCIMSLVYARPVLWDLPVAVIDMDHSGASRELIRDLDATPKVQLHSYDNLAQARQDMIARQLFAIVIIPTDFEKHLLSGKNITVPVYGDATNRLASGQIQQELSKAYQTLLSAYNTQLLEKAGFSPEQAKVIIAPVRSETEPLYNPGISFAAIIFPGLLVMLLQHSLLIACVRVSIAIRSTPKGKPPLAVYLGALSALVPIWLFLSTVFFALWPWILGYRQEAPLYQIWMLTFPFLLAVIGLGKLVTECLRSVEMIYLTLAFITTPVFYMSGTIWPLQAMPDWVRMIASALPSTWATNAMAGINQMGLPFRDILMDIVMMLVLGVIYSFIGVFIGMLRDGELRQISHAVHRWRKHFHK